The following coding sequences lie in one Xiphias gladius isolate SHS-SW01 ecotype Sanya breed wild chromosome 24, ASM1685928v1, whole genome shotgun sequence genomic window:
- the nfatc1 gene encoding nuclear factor of activated T-cells, cytoplasmic 1 isoform X2, translating to MKSAEEDAYGYTPNVSLSLPLGNPCLPSQYHSLQSSPTISVSVTEPQSYDTQDDMRAAGYYSSSNMRPNGAPTLESPRIEITAYGQFPEDEVEESSLPVAKRVNSIVTLTLPSAEGYRDPSCLSPASSISSRSCHSEASSYESGFSYNYDNSPQNSPWQSPSVSPKGSTLALPGDGCATGGSPRHSPSTSPRTSVTDETWIGQRGSRPNSPCGAKRKYSFNGSGAPHKHYPYSPNHSPGPSPQSSPRLSVTEETWLPNTNQYTNSAILAAINALTTDGVADLVEGIPTKARKTSMEHSATVSLKVEPGGEELSPVQLCEDEHPSSRLSLKKEGYCGGFLDVPQHPYSWSKPKQYISPSLPALDWQLPSSSGPYSLQIEVQPKSHHRAHYETEGSRGAVKALAGGHPVIQLHGYMENEPLTLQLFIGTADDRLLRPHAFYQVHRITGKTVSTPSHEALHNNTKVLEIPLLPENNMRAIIDCAGILKLRNSDIELRKGETDIGRKNTRVRMVFRIHINQATGRTVSLQVASNPIECSQRSAQELPLVDKQSLETCPAPGGERMLLDGHNFQHDSKVVFVEKAQDGHHLWETEAKVERDASKPNSLLVEIPPYRNQRLSTPVHVNFYVCNGKRKRSQYQRFTYVPASVPTIKMEPHDDYDAPLVCTQHSSTLSLHTKPYFPPQVMTPMMTSDLRPCVVGGAYPVSPQRLTAKPSSLPSSSSPSTSPKLHDLSPSPFSKCLPAGPAVPHQGPQSPIPHVSIIQETPGRYQLPSLYPASSSSSSPTSQPSTPTDAPFSPAHCMTPAQPASGSTSPGAQQHPKVPERGRSSLQEDGSPPTLAVSIKQEPQELDQMYLDDVNEIIRNDLSSISVHSHA from the exons atgaaatccGCCGAGGAGG ATGCATATGGCTACACGCCAAATGTCAGTCTCTCCCTCCCACTGGGCAACCCTTGTCTTCCTTCCCAGTACCACAGCCTCCAGTCCAGCCCCACCATATCCGTCTCCGTCACTGAGCCTCAAAGCTATGACACCCAGGATGACATGAGGGCGGCCGGCTACTACTCGTCCTCAAACATGCGCCCAAACGGGGCGCCGACCCTGGAGAGCCCCCGTATCGAGATCACGGCGTACGGTCAGTTTCCTGAggatgaggtggaggagagcagCCTTCCTGTGGCCAAGCGAGTCAACTCCATAGTGACACTGACCCTCCCCAGTGCAGAAGGTTACCGTGACCCCAGCTGCCTGAGTCCGGCCAGCAGCATCTCGTCTCGCAGCTGCCATTCTGAGGCTTCCTCCTATGAATCGGGCTTCTCCTACAACTACGACAACTCGCCCCAGAACTCCCCGTGGCAGTCTCCGTCCGTGTCCCCCAAAGGCTCCACCCTCGCCCTGCCAGGCGATGGCTGTGCCACGGGCGGCTCCCCTCGCCActccccctccacctctccccGCACAAGTGTAACAGATGAAACCTGGATAGGTCAGCGTGGCTCCAGGCCCAACTCCCCTTGTGGTGCAAAGAGGAAGTACAGTTTCAACGGCAGCGGGGCGCCGCACAAGCACTACCCCTACTCCCCCAACCACTCCCCTGGACCGTCCCCGCAGTCTTCCCCCCGCCTCAGTGTCACCGAGGAGACCTGGCTTCCAAACACCAACCAGTACACCAATTCAGCCATCCTGGCAGCCATTAATGCCTTGACCACGGATGGAGTGGCTGACCTCGTGGAGGGAATCCCCACGAAGGCCCGGAAAACCAGCATGGAGCACAGCGCCACAGTCAGCCTGAAGGTGGAGCCGGGTGGTGAGGAGCTGAGTCCGGTGCAGCTCTGCGAGGACGAGCACCCCTCCAGCCGCCTGTCGTTAAAGAAGGAGGGCTACTGCGGCGGGTTCCTGGATGTGCCCCAGCACCCATATTCCTGGTCCAAGCCAAAGCAGTACATAAG CCCGTCCCTGCCAGCGCTCGACTGGCAGCTGCCGTCCAGCTCGGGGCCGTACAGCCTGCAGATTGAGGTGCAGCCCAAATCCCACCACCGAGCCCACTACGAGACAGAGGGCAGCAGGGGAGCGGTGAAGGCCCTGGCGGGAGGACACCCAGTCATTCAG CTCCACGGCTACATGGAGAACGAGCCTCTCACCCTGCAGCTGTTCATTGGCACAGCTGACGACAGGCTGCTGAGGCCCCACGCCTTCTACCAGGTCCACCGCATCACCGGGAAGACAGTGTCCACCCCGAGCCATGAGGCTCTGCACAACAACACCAAGGTGCTGGAGATCCCGCTGCTGCCAGAGAACAACATGCGGGCCAT AATCGACTGTGCGGGGATCTTGAAGCTGCGTAATTCAGACATTGAGCTGCGAAAGGGGGAGACCGACATTGGACGAAAGAACACACGCGTGCGGATGGTTTTCAGAATTCACATCAACCAGGCCACAGGGAGGACGGTGTCCTTGCAAGTTGCGTCCAATCCCATTGAGTGCT CCCAGAGATCGGCCCAGGAGCTGCCGCTAGTGGATAAGCAGAGCTTGGAGACGTGTCCCGCCCCCGGAGGGGAGAGGATGCTCCTTGACGGGCACAACTTCCAGCACGACTCCAAGGTGGTGTTCGTGGAAAAGGCTCAAG acggTCACCACCTCTGGGAGACTGAGGCCAAGGTTGAGAGAGACGCGTCAAAGCCT AATTCGCTCCTCGTTGAAATCCCTCCATATCGGAACCAGAGACTCTCCACCCCTGTCCACGTGAACTTCTACGTCTGCAAcggcaagaggaaaagaagcCAGTACCAGCGTTTCACCTATGTCCCCGCCAGTG TTCCAACAATAAAGATGGAGCCACATGACGACTACGATGCCCCACTGGTGTGCACCCAGCATAGTTCCACCCTGTCCTTGCACACGAAGCCATACTTCCCCCCACAGGTCATGACCCCGatgatgacctctgacctcaggcCGTGTGTTGTTGGCGGGGCGTACCCTGTCAGCCCGCAGAGACTGACAGCCAAGCCTTCCTCActgccctcctcttcctccccaaGCACCAGCCCCAAACTTCACGACCTGTCGCCGTCGCCCTTCTCCAAGTGCCTCCCTGCCGGCCCAGCGGTCCCACACCAGGGCCCCCAGTCCCCGATCCCTCACGTCTCCATCATTCAAGAGACTCCCGGGCGCTACCAGCTGCCCAGCCTCTACCCggccagcagctcctcctcgTCCCCGACCTCGCAGCCCTCCACCCCGACTGACGCTCCCTTCTCTCCGGCCCACTGCATGACACCAGCCCAGCCGGCCAGCGGCAGCACCAGCCCAGGAGCCCAGCAGCACCCCAAAGTGCCAGAAAGAGGGCGGTCCTCCCTGCAGGAGGACGGCAGCCCCCCGACGCTGGCTGTCAGCATCAAACAAGAACCACAGGAGCTGGACCAGATGTACCTCGATGATG tCAACGAGATCATCAGGAACGACCTGTCAAGCATCTCCGTCCACAGCCATGCGTAG
- the nfatc1 gene encoding nuclear factor of activated T-cells, cytoplasmic 1 isoform X1, whose product MKSAEEDAYGYTPNVSLSLPLGNPCLPSQYHSLQSSPTISVSVTEPQSYDTQDDMRAAGYYSSSNMRPNGAPTLESPRIEITAYGQFPEDEVEESSLPVAKRVNSIVTLTLPSAEGYRDPSCLSPASSISSRSCHSEASSYESGFSYNYDNSPQNSPWQSPSVSPKGSTLALPGDGCATGGSPRHSPSTSPRTSVTDETWIGQRGSRPNSPCGAKRKYSFNGSGAPHKHYPYSPNHSPGPSPQSSPRLSVTEETWLPNTNQYTNSAILAAINALTTDGVADLVEGIPTKARKTSMEHSATVSLKVEPGGEELSPVQLCEDEHPSSRLSLKKEGYCGGFLDVPQHPYSWSKPKQYISPSLPALDWQLPSSSGPYSLQIEVQPKSHHRAHYETEGSRGAVKALAGGHPVIQLHGYMENEPLTLQLFIGTADDRLLRPHAFYQVHRITGKTVSTPSHEALHNNTKVLEIPLLPENNMRAIIDCAGILKLRNSDIELRKGETDIGRKNTRVRMVFRIHINQATGRTVSLQVASNPIECSQRSAQELPLVDKQSLETCPAPGGERMLLDGHNFQHDSKVVFVEKAQDGHHLWETEAKVERDASKPNSLLVEIPPYRNQRLSTPVHVNFYVCNGKRKRSQYQRFTYVPASVPTIKMEPHDDYDAPLVCTQHSSTLSLHTKPYFPPQVMTPMMTSDLRPCVVGGAYPVSPQRLTAKPSSLPSSSSPSTSPKLHDLSPSPFSKCLPAGPAVPHQGPQSPIPHVSIIQETPGRYQLPSLYPASSSSSSPTSQPSTPTDAPFSPAHCMTPAQPASGSTSPGAQQHPKVPERGRSSLQEDGSPPTLAVSIKQEPQELDQMYLDDDAQKVKARSNRGAEVSQFNLGREEHTWQRNNRL is encoded by the exons atgaaatccGCCGAGGAGG ATGCATATGGCTACACGCCAAATGTCAGTCTCTCCCTCCCACTGGGCAACCCTTGTCTTCCTTCCCAGTACCACAGCCTCCAGTCCAGCCCCACCATATCCGTCTCCGTCACTGAGCCTCAAAGCTATGACACCCAGGATGACATGAGGGCGGCCGGCTACTACTCGTCCTCAAACATGCGCCCAAACGGGGCGCCGACCCTGGAGAGCCCCCGTATCGAGATCACGGCGTACGGTCAGTTTCCTGAggatgaggtggaggagagcagCCTTCCTGTGGCCAAGCGAGTCAACTCCATAGTGACACTGACCCTCCCCAGTGCAGAAGGTTACCGTGACCCCAGCTGCCTGAGTCCGGCCAGCAGCATCTCGTCTCGCAGCTGCCATTCTGAGGCTTCCTCCTATGAATCGGGCTTCTCCTACAACTACGACAACTCGCCCCAGAACTCCCCGTGGCAGTCTCCGTCCGTGTCCCCCAAAGGCTCCACCCTCGCCCTGCCAGGCGATGGCTGTGCCACGGGCGGCTCCCCTCGCCActccccctccacctctccccGCACAAGTGTAACAGATGAAACCTGGATAGGTCAGCGTGGCTCCAGGCCCAACTCCCCTTGTGGTGCAAAGAGGAAGTACAGTTTCAACGGCAGCGGGGCGCCGCACAAGCACTACCCCTACTCCCCCAACCACTCCCCTGGACCGTCCCCGCAGTCTTCCCCCCGCCTCAGTGTCACCGAGGAGACCTGGCTTCCAAACACCAACCAGTACACCAATTCAGCCATCCTGGCAGCCATTAATGCCTTGACCACGGATGGAGTGGCTGACCTCGTGGAGGGAATCCCCACGAAGGCCCGGAAAACCAGCATGGAGCACAGCGCCACAGTCAGCCTGAAGGTGGAGCCGGGTGGTGAGGAGCTGAGTCCGGTGCAGCTCTGCGAGGACGAGCACCCCTCCAGCCGCCTGTCGTTAAAGAAGGAGGGCTACTGCGGCGGGTTCCTGGATGTGCCCCAGCACCCATATTCCTGGTCCAAGCCAAAGCAGTACATAAG CCCGTCCCTGCCAGCGCTCGACTGGCAGCTGCCGTCCAGCTCGGGGCCGTACAGCCTGCAGATTGAGGTGCAGCCCAAATCCCACCACCGAGCCCACTACGAGACAGAGGGCAGCAGGGGAGCGGTGAAGGCCCTGGCGGGAGGACACCCAGTCATTCAG CTCCACGGCTACATGGAGAACGAGCCTCTCACCCTGCAGCTGTTCATTGGCACAGCTGACGACAGGCTGCTGAGGCCCCACGCCTTCTACCAGGTCCACCGCATCACCGGGAAGACAGTGTCCACCCCGAGCCATGAGGCTCTGCACAACAACACCAAGGTGCTGGAGATCCCGCTGCTGCCAGAGAACAACATGCGGGCCAT AATCGACTGTGCGGGGATCTTGAAGCTGCGTAATTCAGACATTGAGCTGCGAAAGGGGGAGACCGACATTGGACGAAAGAACACACGCGTGCGGATGGTTTTCAGAATTCACATCAACCAGGCCACAGGGAGGACGGTGTCCTTGCAAGTTGCGTCCAATCCCATTGAGTGCT CCCAGAGATCGGCCCAGGAGCTGCCGCTAGTGGATAAGCAGAGCTTGGAGACGTGTCCCGCCCCCGGAGGGGAGAGGATGCTCCTTGACGGGCACAACTTCCAGCACGACTCCAAGGTGGTGTTCGTGGAAAAGGCTCAAG acggTCACCACCTCTGGGAGACTGAGGCCAAGGTTGAGAGAGACGCGTCAAAGCCT AATTCGCTCCTCGTTGAAATCCCTCCATATCGGAACCAGAGACTCTCCACCCCTGTCCACGTGAACTTCTACGTCTGCAAcggcaagaggaaaagaagcCAGTACCAGCGTTTCACCTATGTCCCCGCCAGTG TTCCAACAATAAAGATGGAGCCACATGACGACTACGATGCCCCACTGGTGTGCACCCAGCATAGTTCCACCCTGTCCTTGCACACGAAGCCATACTTCCCCCCACAGGTCATGACCCCGatgatgacctctgacctcaggcCGTGTGTTGTTGGCGGGGCGTACCCTGTCAGCCCGCAGAGACTGACAGCCAAGCCTTCCTCActgccctcctcttcctccccaaGCACCAGCCCCAAACTTCACGACCTGTCGCCGTCGCCCTTCTCCAAGTGCCTCCCTGCCGGCCCAGCGGTCCCACACCAGGGCCCCCAGTCCCCGATCCCTCACGTCTCCATCATTCAAGAGACTCCCGGGCGCTACCAGCTGCCCAGCCTCTACCCggccagcagctcctcctcgTCCCCGACCTCGCAGCCCTCCACCCCGACTGACGCTCCCTTCTCTCCGGCCCACTGCATGACACCAGCCCAGCCGGCCAGCGGCAGCACCAGCCCAGGAGCCCAGCAGCACCCCAAAGTGCCAGAAAGAGGGCGGTCCTCCCTGCAGGAGGACGGCAGCCCCCCGACGCTGGCTGTCAGCATCAAACAAGAACCACAGGAGCTGGACCAGATGTACCTCGATGATG ATGCGCAGAAGGTCAAAGCCAGATcaaacagaggagcagaggtcAGTCAGTTCAATCTGGGCCGGGAAGAGCACACATGGCAGCGGAACAACAGGCTGTAG
- the nfatc1 gene encoding nuclear factor of activated T-cells, cytoplasmic 1 isoform X3, which yields MRAAGYYSSSNMRPNGAPTLESPRIEITAYGQFPEDEVEESSLPVAKRVNSIVTLTLPSAEGYRDPSCLSPASSISSRSCHSEASSYESGFSYNYDNSPQNSPWQSPSVSPKGSTLALPGDGCATGGSPRHSPSTSPRTSVTDETWIGQRGSRPNSPCGAKRKYSFNGSGAPHKHYPYSPNHSPGPSPQSSPRLSVTEETWLPNTNQYTNSAILAAINALTTDGVADLVEGIPTKARKTSMEHSATVSLKVEPGGEELSPVQLCEDEHPSSRLSLKKEGYCGGFLDVPQHPYSWSKPKQYISPSLPALDWQLPSSSGPYSLQIEVQPKSHHRAHYETEGSRGAVKALAGGHPVIQLHGYMENEPLTLQLFIGTADDRLLRPHAFYQVHRITGKTVSTPSHEALHNNTKVLEIPLLPENNMRAIIDCAGILKLRNSDIELRKGETDIGRKNTRVRMVFRIHINQATGRTVSLQVASNPIECSQRSAQELPLVDKQSLETCPAPGGERMLLDGHNFQHDSKVVFVEKAQDGHHLWETEAKVERDASKPNSLLVEIPPYRNQRLSTPVHVNFYVCNGKRKRSQYQRFTYVPASVPTIKMEPHDDYDAPLVCTQHSSTLSLHTKPYFPPQVMTPMMTSDLRPCVVGGAYPVSPQRLTAKPSSLPSSSSPSTSPKLHDLSPSPFSKCLPAGPAVPHQGPQSPIPHVSIIQETPGRYQLPSLYPASSSSSSPTSQPSTPTDAPFSPAHCMTPAQPASGSTSPGAQQHPKVPERGRSSLQEDGSPPTLAVSIKQEPQELDQMYLDDDAQKVKARSNRGAEVSQFNLGREEHTWQRNNRL from the exons ATGAGGGCGGCCGGCTACTACTCGTCCTCAAACATGCGCCCAAACGGGGCGCCGACCCTGGAGAGCCCCCGTATCGAGATCACGGCGTACGGTCAGTTTCCTGAggatgaggtggaggagagcagCCTTCCTGTGGCCAAGCGAGTCAACTCCATAGTGACACTGACCCTCCCCAGTGCAGAAGGTTACCGTGACCCCAGCTGCCTGAGTCCGGCCAGCAGCATCTCGTCTCGCAGCTGCCATTCTGAGGCTTCCTCCTATGAATCGGGCTTCTCCTACAACTACGACAACTCGCCCCAGAACTCCCCGTGGCAGTCTCCGTCCGTGTCCCCCAAAGGCTCCACCCTCGCCCTGCCAGGCGATGGCTGTGCCACGGGCGGCTCCCCTCGCCActccccctccacctctccccGCACAAGTGTAACAGATGAAACCTGGATAGGTCAGCGTGGCTCCAGGCCCAACTCCCCTTGTGGTGCAAAGAGGAAGTACAGTTTCAACGGCAGCGGGGCGCCGCACAAGCACTACCCCTACTCCCCCAACCACTCCCCTGGACCGTCCCCGCAGTCTTCCCCCCGCCTCAGTGTCACCGAGGAGACCTGGCTTCCAAACACCAACCAGTACACCAATTCAGCCATCCTGGCAGCCATTAATGCCTTGACCACGGATGGAGTGGCTGACCTCGTGGAGGGAATCCCCACGAAGGCCCGGAAAACCAGCATGGAGCACAGCGCCACAGTCAGCCTGAAGGTGGAGCCGGGTGGTGAGGAGCTGAGTCCGGTGCAGCTCTGCGAGGACGAGCACCCCTCCAGCCGCCTGTCGTTAAAGAAGGAGGGCTACTGCGGCGGGTTCCTGGATGTGCCCCAGCACCCATATTCCTGGTCCAAGCCAAAGCAGTACATAAG CCCGTCCCTGCCAGCGCTCGACTGGCAGCTGCCGTCCAGCTCGGGGCCGTACAGCCTGCAGATTGAGGTGCAGCCCAAATCCCACCACCGAGCCCACTACGAGACAGAGGGCAGCAGGGGAGCGGTGAAGGCCCTGGCGGGAGGACACCCAGTCATTCAG CTCCACGGCTACATGGAGAACGAGCCTCTCACCCTGCAGCTGTTCATTGGCACAGCTGACGACAGGCTGCTGAGGCCCCACGCCTTCTACCAGGTCCACCGCATCACCGGGAAGACAGTGTCCACCCCGAGCCATGAGGCTCTGCACAACAACACCAAGGTGCTGGAGATCCCGCTGCTGCCAGAGAACAACATGCGGGCCAT AATCGACTGTGCGGGGATCTTGAAGCTGCGTAATTCAGACATTGAGCTGCGAAAGGGGGAGACCGACATTGGACGAAAGAACACACGCGTGCGGATGGTTTTCAGAATTCACATCAACCAGGCCACAGGGAGGACGGTGTCCTTGCAAGTTGCGTCCAATCCCATTGAGTGCT CCCAGAGATCGGCCCAGGAGCTGCCGCTAGTGGATAAGCAGAGCTTGGAGACGTGTCCCGCCCCCGGAGGGGAGAGGATGCTCCTTGACGGGCACAACTTCCAGCACGACTCCAAGGTGGTGTTCGTGGAAAAGGCTCAAG acggTCACCACCTCTGGGAGACTGAGGCCAAGGTTGAGAGAGACGCGTCAAAGCCT AATTCGCTCCTCGTTGAAATCCCTCCATATCGGAACCAGAGACTCTCCACCCCTGTCCACGTGAACTTCTACGTCTGCAAcggcaagaggaaaagaagcCAGTACCAGCGTTTCACCTATGTCCCCGCCAGTG TTCCAACAATAAAGATGGAGCCACATGACGACTACGATGCCCCACTGGTGTGCACCCAGCATAGTTCCACCCTGTCCTTGCACACGAAGCCATACTTCCCCCCACAGGTCATGACCCCGatgatgacctctgacctcaggcCGTGTGTTGTTGGCGGGGCGTACCCTGTCAGCCCGCAGAGACTGACAGCCAAGCCTTCCTCActgccctcctcttcctccccaaGCACCAGCCCCAAACTTCACGACCTGTCGCCGTCGCCCTTCTCCAAGTGCCTCCCTGCCGGCCCAGCGGTCCCACACCAGGGCCCCCAGTCCCCGATCCCTCACGTCTCCATCATTCAAGAGACTCCCGGGCGCTACCAGCTGCCCAGCCTCTACCCggccagcagctcctcctcgTCCCCGACCTCGCAGCCCTCCACCCCGACTGACGCTCCCTTCTCTCCGGCCCACTGCATGACACCAGCCCAGCCGGCCAGCGGCAGCACCAGCCCAGGAGCCCAGCAGCACCCCAAAGTGCCAGAAAGAGGGCGGTCCTCCCTGCAGGAGGACGGCAGCCCCCCGACGCTGGCTGTCAGCATCAAACAAGAACCACAGGAGCTGGACCAGATGTACCTCGATGATG ATGCGCAGAAGGTCAAAGCCAGATcaaacagaggagcagaggtcAGTCAGTTCAATCTGGGCCGGGAAGAGCACACATGGCAGCGGAACAACAGGCTGTAG